Proteins encoded within one genomic window of Bombina bombina isolate aBomBom1 chromosome 1, aBomBom1.pri, whole genome shotgun sequence:
- the LOC128656017 gene encoding translation initiation factor IF-2-like — protein MARLSPSAMRPGVSPLFRGVSSDIGPNLVTTSGPAGPVSGLRRPTCPPKVAGKAGVPARPAMRSTAASSSVPCSPVPLAGPPSPRVVAAGPSRPCGVPVPGPYGPCSFAPIVGSFSGSSSALPPTSSPVSQDSIAAAVSLFQMWASSLSGSPGASHVVLGPPAVVAQAPASTVPPSAATSGLRSSEGGTSGDVISDDVTAGPAICQRSSKRSRSSSPRGVQGKRGVPRGGTYAPGGNSADAMGSTGAALVGVDLHEGANGESMEELPQGGHFSGQMNPGVPVGGPRGQVAKGITARQRAKAPSGSNPRQGAKAPLGNYKGVAAPIGHARSMPKSAGSNSEVSLGKGGARAGGAFGAQISGSVGARPQAPGASPAAARKVVTRSSTKHGSPEQFQSLDLAVASTRRKKATPITQKSVHFSEEIEDFTEDEQGVYDDVASGEDNHDVCEGMHERSGHRGRGRADLPLRGTPLWQSLLQESDMATSGDSGSGLERGAESGQDSMVSEDERPSTSGVVAIPNRTGVRDGPRSGPLRAWIVGHSFVHWAAIRAASQPGGQQLGFSFSRVVVRWLGRRGLCWADLPGLLQSAMRRWEKPHVLIIHLGGNDLGSIPGRDLSAVIQSDLRTFKAWLPGVRMGWSNIIPRLTWRHMANHRAAFQVRKKLNRDVRKLMCELGGFVVEHKFITAADRSLYRGDGVHLTDHGMDLFIEDIRQSLLLFV, from the exons ATGGCgcgtctgagcccgtcggccatgcggccgggagtgagccctctttTTCGGGGGGTTAGTTCTGACATAGGCCCCAATTTAGTTACCACGTCGGGCCCTGCCGGGCCCGTTTCTGGCCTTCGCAGGCCCACATGTCCCCCTAAAGTAGCCGGTAAAGCGGGGGTCCCCGCTAGGCCCGCTATGCGGTCTACAGCCGCTAGCTCCTCTGTCCCCTGCTCTCCGGTCCCCCTGGCTGGGCCTCCCTCCCCTCGCGTGGTCGCGGCGGGCCCTTCTCGGCCTTGTGGCGTTCCGGTCCCCGGCCCCTACGGGCCTTGCTCTTTTGCCCCAATAGTTGGTagttttagtgggagcagttcggccttacctccgacgtcgtctccggtgtctcaggactccatcgcggccgcggtatcccttttccagatgtgggcatcTTCTTTGTCGGGGTCTCCGGgtgcgtcccacgtggtccttggtcctccggcggtggttgcgcaggctcccgcgtcgactgttcctccatcggcggcgacttccggtttgcggtcctccgagggcgggacttccggtgacgtcatttccgatgacgtcactgccggtcccgccatttgtcagcggtcatcgaagcggagcaggtcgagttccccgcgcggcgtccaaggtaagagaggagtgccgcgggggggaacttaTGCTCCGGGGGGCAATTCTGCTGATGCAATGGGGTCTACAGGGGCAGCACTTGTGGGGGTTGATCTTCACGAGGGGGCTAATGGTGAATCAATGGAGGAATTACCTCAGGGGGGGCATTTCTCTGGccaaatgaacccgggggtccctGTTGGAGGCCCCCGTGGGCAGGTTGCAAAGGGTATTACGGCCCGGCAAAGGGCAAAGGCCCCGTCGGGCAGTAatcctcgtcaaggggcaaaggccccattgggcaattataaaggtgtcgcagcacctattgggcacgctaggagtatgcctaagagcgctggcagtaatagtgaggtttctttgggcaaaggcggcgcccgtgcaggcggcgcttttggcgcgcaaattagtgggagtgtaggggctaggcctcaggctccgggcgcatccccggcagcagcgaggaaggtagtaactaggtcttctaccaaacatggttcaccagaacagtttcagagtttagatttagcggttgcatccactagacgtaagaaagccacccctatcactcagaagtcagtacattttagtgaagagatagaggactttacagaagatgagcagggtgtgtatgatgatGTTGCAAGTGGCGAAGACAACCatgatgtgtgtgaggggatgcatgaacggtctgggcacagggggaggggtagagcagaccttccccttcgtggtactcctctctggcaatctcttttgcaggaaagcgacatggctacgtcaggagattcaggcagcgggttggagagaggtgctgagagcggccaggactccatggtgtcagaggatgagcgtccttctacttcgggagtcgtggcgattccaaacaggactggtgtgagagatg ggcctagaagtgggccacttcgtgcctggatcgttgggcactcgttcgtacactgggcggctatccgagcggcatcgcaacctggagggcagcagcttgggttctcattctccagggtggtagttaggtggttagggaggagaggcctttgctgggcagatctgcctgggttactgcaatccgccatgaggcggtgggagaaaccccatgtgctgatcatccacttaggtgggaatgatctcggctcaattcccggccgggacttgagcgcagtgatccaatcagatctgcgcacctttaaagcttggttgcctggtgtgagaatgggctggtcaaacattataccgaggttgacgtggagacacatggccaatcatagggcagcgttccaagttcgcaagaagctcaatagagatgttaggaagcttatgtgcgagctaggtggttttgttgtggaacacaagttcattacggccgctgaccgtagcctgtaccgaggcgacggggtccatcttacggaccatggcatggacctgtttattgaagatatacgtcagtccctactcctatttgtgtga